A window of the Chloroflexota bacterium genome harbors these coding sequences:
- a CDS encoding epimerase yields MKLLILGGTVFLGRHIVDCALARGHEVTMFNRGKQNADLFPQVEKLRGDRDGQLDALKGRRWDAVIDPSGYLPRVVRQSAELLADAVERYVFISTISVYADYKVNGIDESYPVAKVADETMEDIGKAYGALKALCEQAVERAVPGRVLQVRPGLIVGPNDPTDRFTYWPVRVARGGEMLAPVGPDFPVQAVDVRDLALWTVQMTEQKQTGVYNATGPDYPLTMGTLLDASSAESGSDARVTYVPESFLLEQKVAPWSELPLWLPGKDNAGILSVSVQKAIAAGLEFRPLRETVRDTLAWERTRPGETELPRRAGMKPAREAELLAAWHVRS; encoded by the coding sequence ATGAAACTGTTGATATTGGGTGGCACGGTCTTTCTGGGGCGGCATATTGTGGACTGCGCGCTGGCGCGCGGGCACGAAGTGACGATGTTCAATCGCGGCAAGCAGAACGCCGACCTGTTCCCGCAGGTGGAGAAGCTGCGCGGCGACCGCGACGGCCAGCTCGACGCGCTCAAGGGTCGCCGCTGGGACGCCGTGATCGACCCGAGCGGCTATTTGCCGCGCGTCGTGCGCCAGTCGGCAGAACTGCTGGCCGACGCCGTCGAGCGCTACGTGTTCATCTCGACGATCTCGGTGTACGCCGATTACAAAGTGAACGGCATCGACGAAAGCTACCCGGTCGCCAAAGTCGCGGACGAGACGATGGAGGACATCGGCAAAGCGTATGGCGCGCTGAAGGCGCTGTGCGAGCAGGCGGTTGAGCGCGCCGTGCCGGGGCGAGTCTTGCAGGTGCGGCCGGGGCTGATCGTCGGGCCGAACGACCCAACCGACCGCTTCACCTACTGGCCGGTGCGCGTGGCGCGCGGCGGCGAGATGCTGGCGCCGGTCGGCCCCGACTTTCCGGTCCAGGCAGTCGACGTGCGCGATCTGGCGCTGTGGACTGTGCAGATGACGGAGCAGAAGCAGACCGGCGTCTACAACGCGACCGGGCCGGACTACCCGCTGACGATGGGGACGCTGCTCGACGCGAGCAGTGCGGAAAGCGGCAGCGACGCACGTGTCACCTATGTGCCCGAGTCGTTCCTGCTGGAGCAGAAGGTCGCGCCGTGGTCGGAGTTGCCGCTCTGGCTGCCGGGCAAGGACAACGCGGGCATCCTGTCTGTGAGCGTGCAGAAGGCGATCGCCGCCGGCTTGGAGTTCCGGCCGCTGCGCGAGACGGTGCGCGACACGCTGGCCTGGGAGCGCACACGCCCCGGCGAGACGGAACTGCCGCGCCGCGCGGGCATGAAGCCGGCGCGCGAAGCGGAATTGCTGGCGGCGTGGCACGTGCGGAGCTAA
- a CDS encoding [LysW]-lysine hydrolase — translation MDSIALLEGALRVYGPSTQEAQIGAYLVEQMGALGMRAFRDEAGNAVGITEPDGGATREIVLLGHMDTVPGYIEVRREGGKLYGRGAVDARGPLCTFIAAAAQAGVRPGWRIVVVGAVEEEAATSKGARFAATQYRPAFCVIGEPSGWDRVTLGYKGRLLIHYRHTRTMSHTAGQARGVAEGAVAFWNAVGELCAQYNIGKERAFDRLDPSLRRIHTADDPFVDGVEMTIGIRVPVGVTIAQLKAQIAACASEAELTFASEEEAYRADKNTPLVRAFLGALRAHGATPGFTVKTGTADMNVVAPVWQCPIVAYGPGDSNLDHTPDEHIEIDEYLKAVDVLADVLRALTAA, via the coding sequence CTGGATTCCATAGCACTCCTTGAAGGCGCGCTGCGGGTGTACGGCCCGTCGACGCAGGAAGCGCAGATCGGTGCGTACCTGGTCGAGCAAATGGGCGCGCTCGGCATGCGCGCGTTCCGCGACGAAGCCGGCAATGCGGTCGGCATCACCGAGCCAGATGGCGGCGCGACCCGCGAGATCGTCCTACTCGGGCACATGGACACCGTGCCCGGCTACATCGAGGTGCGGCGCGAGGGCGGCAAGCTCTACGGGCGCGGCGCGGTCGATGCGCGCGGGCCGCTCTGCACATTCATTGCTGCGGCGGCGCAGGCCGGCGTCCGCCCCGGCTGGCGCATCGTCGTCGTCGGCGCGGTCGAGGAGGAGGCGGCCACCTCGAAAGGGGCGCGCTTCGCGGCCACGCAGTACCGGCCGGCGTTCTGCGTGATTGGCGAGCCGAGCGGCTGGGACCGCGTCACGCTCGGCTACAAGGGACGCCTGCTGATCCACTATCGCCACACACGCACGATGAGCCACACGGCCGGGCAGGCGCGCGGCGTTGCCGAAGGCGCGGTCGCGTTCTGGAACGCCGTCGGCGAACTGTGCGCGCAGTACAATATCGGCAAGGAGCGCGCCTTCGACCGGCTCGACCCGTCGCTGCGGCGCATCCACACCGCCGACGACCCGTTCGTGGACGGCGTCGAGATGACGATCGGCATCCGCGTGCCGGTCGGCGTGACGATCGCGCAGTTGAAGGCGCAGATCGCCGCGTGCGCCAGCGAAGCCGAGTTGACGTTCGCCAGCGAGGAGGAGGCGTACCGCGCCGACAAGAACACGCCGCTGGTGCGCGCCTTCCTCGGCGCGTTGCGAGCGCACGGCGCGACGCCAGGCTTCACAGTGAAGACCGGTACCGCCGACATGAACGTGGTCGCGCCCGTCTGGCAGTGCCCGATCGTGGCATACGGGCCGGGCGACTCGAACCTCGACCACACACCCGACGAGCACATCGAGATTGACGAGTACCTGAAGGCGGTTGACGTGCTGGCCGATGTGCTGCGTGCGTTGACGGCGGCTTGA
- the mutY gene encoding A/G-specific adenine glycosylase, producing MGALTPPVRRLLAWYARHGRALPWRGARDPYHIWVSEVMLQQTQVDTALPYYERFIARWPTMQSLAAAPLDDVLKMWEGLGYYARARNLHKGVQLVVREMGAQLPGDVAALRRIPGIGRYMAGALASLVFGLDEPALDGNLRRVLARLFAVRGDAKSAAVEERLWTHARALLPRGRAGDFNQALMDLGARICVPRRPRCLLCPVQTDCRALAEGVQDELPEKTAKKKVPHHQLAVPVVFKRERVLIAQRPADGLLGGMWEFPGGRMKRGESAEAACRRVAHAALGLTVRAGEPIATVDHAFSHMRVTLHAVRCEYASGEPNAPESERVRWARLSELERFAWPVAQRKIIEVLHGGRKKRIRE from the coding sequence GTGGGCGCACTAACCCCTCCGGTGCGCCGGCTGCTGGCGTGGTATGCGCGCCATGGCCGCGCGCTGCCGTGGCGCGGCGCGCGCGACCCGTACCATATCTGGGTCTCGGAGGTGATGCTCCAGCAGACGCAGGTGGACACGGCGCTGCCGTACTACGAGCGCTTCATCGCGCGCTGGCCGACGATGCAGTCGCTGGCGGCTGCGCCGCTCGACGACGTGCTGAAGATGTGGGAGGGGCTCGGTTACTACGCGCGGGCGCGCAACCTGCACAAGGGCGTACAACTGGTGGTGCGCGAGATGGGCGCGCAGCTGCCGGGCGACGTGGCGGCGCTGCGGCGCATTCCCGGCATCGGCCGCTACATGGCGGGCGCGCTGGCGAGCCTGGTGTTTGGGCTGGACGAGCCGGCGCTGGACGGCAATTTGCGGCGGGTACTGGCGCGGCTGTTCGCCGTGCGCGGCGATGCGAAGTCGGCGGCGGTGGAAGAACGGTTGTGGACGCATGCGCGCGCGCTGCTGCCGCGCGGCCGCGCCGGCGACTTCAACCAGGCGCTGATGGATCTCGGCGCGCGGATCTGCGTGCCGCGCCGCCCGCGCTGCCTGCTCTGCCCTGTCCAGACCGACTGCCGCGCGCTGGCCGAGGGTGTGCAAGACGAACTACCGGAGAAGACGGCGAAGAAGAAAGTGCCGCATCACCAACTGGCCGTGCCGGTTGTGTTCAAGCGTGAGCGCGTGCTGATCGCGCAACGGCCGGCCGACGGGCTGCTCGGCGGCATGTGGGAGTTCCCCGGCGGGCGAATGAAGCGCGGCGAGTCAGCGGAAGCCGCGTGCCGGCGCGTGGCGCACGCAGCGCTGGGACTGACGGTGCGCGCCGGCGAGCCGATCGCGACGGTCGATCACGCCTTCTCGCATATGCGCGTGACATTGCATGCTGTGCGTTGTGAATACGCCAGTGGCGAGCCGAACGCGCCGGAGTCGGAGCGCGTGCGCTGGGCGCGCCTGAGTGAACTGGAGCGCTTCGCGTGGCCAGTGGCGCAGCGCAAGATTATCGAGGTGTTGCACGGAGGCAGGAAGAAGCGGATCCGCGAATAG
- a CDS encoding MoaD/ThiS family protein, whose translation MSVTFKIGEPLATLVGENSVTVPLGGATTVAGMLGEADRIYPGFYDEVKRGEHDLPYNIFVNDRLVHWEKVAEAPVKDGDKIFLFLAVSGGAVS comes from the coding sequence ATGAGTGTCACATTCAAGATCGGCGAGCCGCTGGCGACGCTGGTCGGCGAGAACTCGGTGACGGTGCCGCTGGGCGGCGCCACGACCGTGGCCGGCATGCTCGGCGAAGCCGACCGCATCTACCCCGGCTTCTACGACGAAGTCAAGCGCGGCGAGCACGATCTGCCGTACAACATCTTCGTGAACGACCGGCTGGTGCACTGGGAGAAGGTCGCCGAAGCGCCGGTCAAGGACGGCGACAAGATCTTCCTGTTCCTGGCCGTGTCCGGGGGGGCCGTGTCCTGA
- the glnA gene encoding type I glutamate--ammonia ligase, producing the protein MPSKLSPAAQDVMDKALEDNVKFVSLQFTDVVGSIKNVVIPVSGLAEVLEKGIWFDGSSIEGFSRIHESDMFLQVEPASYRVVPWTKNGRATARLLCDVFRTSGEVFGGDPRRVLKNAVDGLMKEFGLTFHTSTECEFFLFAGEGHNSTKPVPHDVVGYWDYSPRDLAAEVRQEVMEALTDLGMVVERAHHEVAVGQHEINIRYDEAMSTADNTLMLKATIKAIAAKNGLVATFMPKPIAGINGSGMHTHQSLFDAKGDNVFYDAKDEYKLSPMAYSFIAGQIAHARALAAVINPTVNSYKRLVPGYEAPVYLCWGQINRSALIRIPHYSPGREKSTRLELRCPDSSSNPYLAAAAMLAAGLDGVRRGLKAPDPIEESAYEFTDEQLAEKGIRTLPTSLDEALDELSRDEVVKTALGGAYNAFVRAKRAECQAYRMQVTPWELEEYMEKI; encoded by the coding sequence ATGCCAAGCAAACTGTCACCCGCAGCTCAAGACGTGATGGACAAGGCGCTCGAAGACAATGTGAAGTTTGTCAGCCTGCAGTTCACCGATGTCGTCGGCTCAATCAAGAACGTGGTCATCCCGGTCTCCGGGCTTGCCGAGGTGCTCGAGAAGGGCATCTGGTTCGACGGCTCGTCGATCGAGGGCTTTTCGCGTATTCACGAAAGCGACATGTTCCTGCAGGTCGAGCCGGCCTCGTACCGCGTGGTGCCGTGGACCAAGAACGGCCGCGCGACGGCGCGCCTGCTGTGCGACGTGTTCCGCACCAGCGGCGAGGTGTTCGGCGGCGACCCGCGCCGCGTGCTCAAGAACGCGGTCGACGGCCTGATGAAGGAGTTCGGGCTGACGTTCCACACGAGCACCGAGTGCGAGTTCTTCCTGTTCGCGGGCGAAGGTCACAACAGCACCAAGCCGGTGCCGCACGACGTCGTCGGTTACTGGGACTACTCGCCGCGCGACCTGGCGGCCGAAGTGCGCCAGGAAGTGATGGAAGCGCTAACCGACCTGGGCATGGTCGTCGAGCGGGCGCACCACGAAGTCGCCGTCGGCCAGCACGAAATCAACATCCGCTATGACGAGGCGATGTCGACCGCCGACAACACGCTGATGCTCAAGGCGACGATCAAGGCGATTGCCGCGAAGAACGGCCTGGTCGCGACGTTCATGCCGAAGCCGATCGCCGGCATCAACGGCTCGGGCATGCACACGCACCAGAGCCTGTTTGACGCCAAGGGCGACAATGTCTTCTACGATGCGAAAGACGAGTACAAGTTGTCGCCGATGGCGTACTCGTTCATCGCCGGGCAGATCGCGCACGCGCGCGCGCTGGCCGCCGTCATCAACCCAACGGTCAACTCGTACAAGCGCCTGGTACCGGGCTACGAAGCGCCGGTCTACCTCTGCTGGGGCCAGATCAACCGCTCCGCGCTGATCCGCATCCCGCACTACTCGCCGGGCCGCGAGAAGTCGACCCGCCTGGAGCTGCGCTGCCCCGATTCGAGCAGCAACCCGTACCTCGCCGCCGCCGCGATGTTGGCGGCCGGTCTCGACGGCGTCCGCCGCGGCCTGAAAGCCCCGGACCCGATCGAGGAGAGCGCGTACGAATTCACCGACGAGCAGTTGGCCGAGAAGGGCATTCGCACGCTGCCGACCTCGCTGGATGAGGCGCTCGACGAGCTGTCCAGGGACGAGGTGGTAAAGACTGCCCTGGGCGGTGCATACAACGCATTCGTGCGCGCCAAGCGCGCGGAGTGTCAGGCGTATCGCATGCAGGTTACGCCGTGGGAGCTCGAGGAGTACATGGAGAAGATCTAG
- a CDS encoding FMN-binding negative transcriptional regulator produces MYIPAHFKQDDAAEIARLIGDFPLACIVAVQDGKLTANHVPMLLAGDPTAGSQLIGHLAKANPLWQLAGSEVLAIFQGPTAYITPTWYPTKQQTHQTVPTYNYASVHIYGPLIVSHEEADKRYAIELLTNKLEQPRSAPWHVDDAPADYVQQLMKGTVAIRVEITGVQGKWKASQNRPMPDRQGVIAGLLTDSTDSQAGLMSELVKQAAEK; encoded by the coding sequence ATGTACATCCCAGCACATTTTAAGCAGGACGATGCCGCCGAGATTGCCCGCCTGATTGGCGACTTTCCGCTGGCGTGCATTGTAGCGGTCCAGGACGGCAAGCTGACAGCGAATCATGTTCCGATGCTGCTCGCCGGCGATCCCACGGCGGGTAGCCAGTTGATCGGGCATCTGGCGAAGGCCAACCCGCTGTGGCAGTTAGCCGGCTCCGAAGTCCTGGCGATCTTCCAGGGACCGACGGCCTACATCACGCCAACCTGGTATCCGACAAAGCAGCAGACGCACCAGACCGTGCCGACCTACAACTACGCCAGCGTCCATATATACGGGCCGTTGATCGTATCGCACGAGGAGGCCGATAAGCGGTACGCGATCGAACTGTTGACGAACAAACTCGAGCAGCCACGGTCCGCACCCTGGCATGTGGACGATGCGCCGGCCGACTACGTGCAGCAGTTGATGAAAGGCACCGTCGCGATTCGCGTCGAGATCACGGGAGTGCAGGGCAAGTGGAAGGCGAGCCAGAACCGGCCGATGCCAGACCGGCAAGGCGTTATCGCCGGACTGCTGACCGACAGCACCGACAGCCAGGCCGGATTGATGAGCGAGCTGGTCAAGCAGGCGGCGGAGAAATAG
- the glmS gene encoding glutamine--fructose-6-phosphate transaminase (isomerizing), whose protein sequence is MCGIIGYAGARPVTPILIDGLRRLEYRGYDSAGIAVLSPDGALEMRKREGKLGNLIASVGASTPAGTLGVGHTRWATHGGPTDTNAHPHADCEGRMVLVHNGIIENYQSLRDDLTARGHTFRSQTDTEVIVHLVEDEYRALRAAGAPDFAEAVRRALQTVRGAYAIVALCRDDPDLLVAARQNAPLVIGLGDGENLVASDIAAMLEHTRTMLTLDDGEVAAVRRNTVQLCRLDGAAVQREPFNVEWDAQSISKGGYPHFVLKEIHEQPDALAQALVGRMNRDGVSFPELAHLDLSQFRRVALIGCGTAYYAAMLGKYYIEQYARLPVELAVASEFRYAAPVLDAQTLCVFVSQSGETADTLASFRLALEAGATAVALTNTQGSSLTRGASAIIYTQVGPEIGVVATKTFTAQASLLLLLALHLGAARGSVLPAQVRALTDGLRRIPGQIADIIRRGDEVAAVAARYSHPSSAFFMGRNLGYPVALEGALKLKEISYIHAEGYAAGELKHGPIAMLEPSIPVIAVATAGRTHEKLISNIQEVRARQARVLAVVSEGDETVRAHCDDVLTVPATDEALSPLLAVVPLQLFAYHVAVALGRDVDQPRNLAKSVTVE, encoded by the coding sequence ATGTGCGGCATCATCGGTTATGCGGGCGCGCGCCCGGTGACCCCGATCCTGATTGACGGCCTGCGCCGTCTCGAATACCGCGGCTACGACTCGGCCGGCATCGCCGTGCTCTCGCCGGACGGCGCCCTCGAAATGCGCAAGCGCGAGGGCAAACTTGGCAACCTGATCGCCAGCGTCGGCGCGTCCACGCCCGCAGGGACGCTGGGCGTCGGGCACACGCGCTGGGCGACCCACGGCGGCCCGACCGACACCAACGCGCACCCGCATGCGGACTGCGAGGGGCGCATGGTGCTGGTACATAACGGCATCATCGAGAACTACCAGTCGCTGCGCGACGATCTGACCGCGCGCGGCCACACCTTTCGTTCGCAAACCGACACCGAGGTGATCGTGCACCTGGTGGAGGACGAATACCGCGCGCTGCGCGCGGCCGGCGCGCCCGACTTTGCGGAGGCGGTGCGGCGCGCCCTGCAGACGGTGCGCGGCGCGTATGCGATTGTGGCGTTGTGCCGCGACGACCCCGACCTGCTGGTGGCCGCGCGCCAGAACGCGCCGCTGGTGATCGGCCTGGGCGACGGCGAGAACCTCGTCGCGTCGGACATCGCCGCGATGCTGGAGCATACGCGCACCATGCTGACGCTCGATGACGGCGAGGTGGCGGCGGTGCGGCGCAATACGGTGCAACTGTGCAGGCTCGACGGCGCGGCGGTGCAGCGCGAGCCGTTCAACGTCGAGTGGGACGCCCAGAGCATCAGCAAGGGCGGCTACCCGCACTTCGTGTTGAAGGAGATCCACGAGCAGCCGGATGCGCTGGCCCAGGCGCTGGTCGGGCGCATGAACCGCGACGGCGTCTCGTTCCCCGAGTTGGCGCACCTCGACTTGTCGCAATTCCGGCGCGTGGCGCTGATCGGCTGCGGCACGGCGTACTACGCCGCGATGCTGGGCAAATATTATATCGAGCAGTACGCGCGTTTGCCGGTCGAACTGGCAGTCGCCTCGGAGTTTCGCTACGCCGCGCCGGTGCTGGACGCGCAGACGCTGTGCGTGTTCGTCTCGCAGTCCGGCGAGACGGCCGACACGCTGGCGTCGTTCCGGCTGGCGCTGGAGGCGGGCGCGACGGCGGTCGCGCTGACCAACACGCAAGGTTCGTCGTTGACGCGCGGCGCCAGCGCCATCATCTACACCCAGGTCGGGCCGGAGATCGGCGTGGTCGCGACCAAGACGTTTACGGCACAGGCGTCGCTGTTGCTGCTGCTCGCCCTGCACCTGGGGGCCGCGCGCGGCAGCGTCTTGCCGGCGCAGGTGCGCGCCCTGACCGATGGGCTGCGCCGCATACCGGGCCAGATCGCCGACATCATCCGGCGCGGGGACGAGGTGGCAGCAGTGGCGGCGCGGTACAGCCACCCGTCGTCGGCGTTCTTCATGGGCCGCAACCTCGGCTACCCGGTCGCGCTGGAAGGCGCGCTCAAGCTCAAGGAGATCTCCTACATCCACGCCGAGGGCTACGCAGCGGGCGAGCTCAAGCACGGGCCGATTGCGATGCTGGAGCCGTCGATCCCGGTGATTGCCGTCGCGACGGCCGGGCGCACGCACGAGAAGTTGATCAGCAATATCCAGGAGGTGCGGGCACGGCAGGCGCGTGTGCTGGCGGTCGTCAGCGAGGGCGACGAGACGGTGCGCGCACACTGCGACGATGTGCTGACGGTGCCGGCGACCGACGAGGCGCTATCGCCGCTGCTGGCGGTCGTGCCGCTGCAACTGTTCGCGTATCACGTGGCGGTCGCGCTCGGGCGCGACGTGGACCAACCGCGCAACCTGGCCAAGAGTGTGACGGTGGAGTAG
- a CDS encoding alpha/beta fold hydrolase: MRIDLELYRRDIVVSQDPPVRLSVIDIDPGPLAQGAMVFVHGFGGQAAQWQAQIRFFADDYRILAPDLRGHGWSDKPASRYSIEELLGDLNGMLAECRVPEKFILFGHSFGGAVAAAYAAQHPERVEKLVLIGTATEFELGLQLRLAQRVPTPVLQFVISRFMRNVFGTAQSLKAYYENALKPWDGRLFREIQTPTLVIRGHRDFVFPQAAYGKVAQLVPGAQEVIVPVSAHLVHLERADATNRAIQRFLGPVSAAWRQQRESARAQLVRERPWLKSYEPEVPHTIIAPSQPLHRFLASAARRFGSRPATIFYGHALSWAEMYALSSRFARVLMARGVQKGDRVILSLPNVPQMVFCYYGVLMVGAVAVPFNPLAGVDEFEHAMASTGAVAVVALSKAHDVVGAAAARTGLRNVILTNLKEHLSPHMRLAFTLTRERREGHRADVRTDEGTRWLNDLLKEQSPTPPDVAVGPDDPALIQYTTGTTNLPKGVLLTHANLVANAIQTRHWYSDARDGRERVLAALPFTHMYGLTACLNLSACLGAAMILLPTFETREVLETIRDQRPTIFPGVPDMYVAINNFPRVRQYRLSSVRACLSGSAPLPVEIAEAFVRLTKGRLVEGYGLTEAGPVTHANPLGGRVKVGSIGIPVPSTEARIVDLNDGHLMQTGEIGELCVRGPQIMRGYWNDPADTAKALDADGWLHTGDVARMDEDGYFQIIDRRANIWYPHEPLFSRRPVFPRDIEEVLYEHPKVREAVVVPVGDEPKAFIILKDGERALADELINFCRGRLDDYLVPRSIEFTRDLPRTYIGKVKRWQLLGGAGRAPGTPPPGKP; encoded by the coding sequence ATGCGCATCGACCTTGAACTGTATCGCCGCGACATCGTCGTCTCCCAGGATCCGCCGGTGCGCTTGAGCGTCATCGACATCGATCCCGGGCCGCTGGCTCAGGGCGCGATGGTATTCGTGCACGGCTTCGGCGGCCAGGCGGCGCAGTGGCAGGCGCAGATCCGCTTCTTCGCCGACGACTACCGCATCCTGGCACCCGATCTGCGCGGTCACGGCTGGTCGGACAAGCCCGCCTCGCGCTATTCCATCGAGGAGCTACTCGGCGATCTCAACGGCATGCTGGCCGAGTGCCGGGTGCCGGAGAAGTTCATCCTGTTCGGGCACTCCTTTGGCGGCGCGGTCGCGGCGGCGTACGCCGCACAGCACCCGGAGCGCGTCGAGAAGCTCGTGCTAATCGGCACGGCCACCGAGTTCGAGCTGGGACTGCAACTGCGGCTGGCGCAGCGCGTGCCAACGCCCGTATTGCAGTTCGTGATCTCCCGTTTTATGCGCAACGTCTTCGGCACGGCGCAATCGCTCAAAGCATATTACGAGAATGCATTGAAGCCGTGGGACGGGCGCCTCTTCCGCGAGATCCAGACGCCGACGCTGGTGATTCGCGGGCATCGCGACTTCGTCTTCCCGCAGGCGGCCTACGGCAAGGTGGCGCAATTGGTGCCGGGCGCGCAAGAGGTGATTGTGCCGGTGTCGGCGCACCTGGTTCACCTGGAGCGCGCCGACGCGACCAACCGCGCCATCCAGCGTTTTCTCGGGCCGGTCTCAGCCGCGTGGCGGCAGCAGCGCGAGAGCGCGCGGGCGCAGTTGGTGCGCGAGCGGCCGTGGCTGAAATCGTACGAGCCGGAGGTGCCGCACACCATCATCGCGCCGTCCCAGCCACTGCACCGCTTCCTGGCCTCGGCGGCCCGGCGCTTCGGCAGCCGCCCGGCGACGATCTTTTACGGCCACGCACTCTCCTGGGCCGAGATGTATGCGCTGTCCAGCCGCTTTGCGCGGGTGCTGATGGCGCGCGGCGTGCAGAAGGGCGACCGGGTGATCCTCTCACTGCCCAACGTGCCGCAGATGGTGTTTTGCTACTACGGCGTGCTGATGGTCGGCGCGGTTGCGGTGCCGTTCAACCCGTTGGCCGGCGTCGACGAGTTCGAGCACGCGATGGCGTCGACCGGCGCAGTTGCCGTGGTCGCGCTGAGCAAGGCGCACGACGTCGTCGGGGCGGCCGCCGCGCGTACCGGCCTGCGGAACGTCATCCTGACCAATCTCAAGGAGCACCTGTCGCCGCACATGCGGCTGGCGTTCACGCTGACCCGCGAGCGCCGCGAGGGACACCGCGCCGACGTGCGAACCGATGAGGGCACGCGCTGGCTTAACGATTTGCTCAAGGAGCAGTCGCCGACGCCGCCCGATGTGGCGGTGGGGCCGGACGACCCGGCGCTGATCCAGTACACGACCGGCACGACGAACCTGCCCAAGGGCGTCCTGCTGACGCACGCCAACCTCGTTGCCAACGCCATTCAGACGCGGCACTGGTATTCCGATGCGCGCGACGGGCGCGAGCGCGTGCTGGCGGCGCTGCCGTTCACGCACATGTACGGGTTGACGGCCTGCCTCAACCTGTCTGCCTGCCTCGGCGCGGCGATGATCCTGCTGCCGACGTTCGAGACGCGTGAAGTGCTGGAAACGATCCGCGATCAGCGCCCCACGATCTTCCCCGGCGTGCCGGACATGTATGTGGCGATCAACAACTTCCCGCGCGTGCGGCAGTATCGCCTGAGCTCGGTGCGCGCCTGCCTGAGCGGCTCCGCGCCGCTGCCGGTTGAGATCGCCGAGGCGTTTGTGCGGCTGACCAAGGGGCGGCTGGTGGAGGGCTACGGGCTGACGGAGGCCGGGCCGGTAACGCATGCCAACCCGCTGGGCGGGCGCGTCAAGGTCGGCTCGATCGGCATCCCCGTGCCGTCCACCGAGGCGCGTATCGTCGACCTGAACGACGGGCATCTGATGCAGACGGGCGAGATCGGCGAACTGTGCGTGCGCGGGCCGCAGATCATGCGCGGCTACTGGAACGATCCAGCCGATACGGCCAAAGCGCTCGACGCCGACGGTTGGCTGCACACCGGCGACGTGGCGCGCATGGACGAGGACGGCTACTTCCAGATCATCGACCGGCGCGCCAACATCTGGTACCCGCACGAGCCGCTGTTCTCGCGCCGGCCGGTCTTCCCGCGCGACATCGAGGAGGTGCTGTACGAGCACCCGAAGGTGCGCGAGGCGGTGGTGGTGCCGGTCGGCGACGAGCCCAAGGCGTTCATCATCCTGAAGGACGGCGAGCGCGCGCTGGCCGATGAGTTGATCAACTTCTGCCGCGGGCGGCTCGACGACTACCTCGTACCGCGTAGCATCGAGTTCACGCGCGATCTGCCACGCACCTACATCGGCAAGGTCAAGCGCTGGCAGTTGTTGGGCGGCGCGGGGCGCGCTCCGGGCACGCCGCCGCCCGGCAAGCCGTAG
- a CDS encoding transcriptional repressor — MPAETPEFSHSLHAHQRKLTRPRQAVLDVIIAADRHLTPQDVFRRAKTRYSALGLTTVYRTLDLLVELGYIQRIHLDDGCHSYAARAGGHGHHLVCAQCGRAEGFADCDLEPLMRALQSRTGYAIELHMLELVGRCPECQGKAAAARRRAKTK; from the coding sequence ATGCCCGCCGAAACGCCCGAATTCAGCCACAGCCTGCACGCGCACCAGCGCAAACTGACGCGCCCGCGCCAGGCCGTGCTCGACGTGATCATCGCTGCCGACCGGCACCTGACGCCGCAAGACGTCTTTCGCCGCGCCAAGACGCGCTATTCGGCGCTCGGCCTGACGACCGTCTACCGCACGCTCGATCTGCTCGTGGAGTTGGGCTACATCCAGCGCATCCACCTCGACGACGGCTGCCACTCCTACGCGGCACGGGCCGGCGGGCACGGTCATCATCTCGTCTGCGCGCAGTGCGGCCGCGCCGAGGGGTTCGCCGACTGCGACCTGGAGCCGTTGATGCGCGCCTTGCAGAGCCGTACCGGTTACGCCATCGAACTGCACATGCTGGAACTGGTCGGCCGCTGCCCGGAATGTCAGGGCAAGGCAGCGGCGGCGCGCCGCCGGGCTAAGACTAAATAG